The segment ATTGCTGATGCCGAAAGATCTCACACGGGCCGCACGCTGGTTTCATGCGCTCTCCGATGCAACACGATTACAGATCATCGAACGCCTGAGTGACGGCGAGCAGTGCGTGTGCGACTTGACCGATATGCTGGCGACACCTCAGCCGCTGCTCTCCTTCCATCTCAAGACGCTCAAGGATGCGGGAATGCTAACGGATAGGCGGGAGGGGCGATGGGTGTACTACTCGTTGCGCCCACAGGCGATCGAGGAGCTGGAGCG is part of the Candidatus Methylomirabilis lanthanidiphila genome and harbors:
- a CDS encoding ArsR family transcriptional regulator is translated as MVLLMPKDLTRAARWFHALSDATRLQIIERLSDGEQCVCDLTDMLATPQPLLSFHLKTLKDAGMLTDRREGRWVYYSLRPQAIEELERFIGSLKPRGRGLRVSLKRCE